A window of Chrysiogenia bacterium genomic DNA:
GCAGGGCAAGCCGCTCATCGTGCCGCTGCTGAGCGTTGTGATGCTGGGTATGGGGCTCACCCTCACGCCCGATGATTTCAAGCGCGTTGCCGAGCAGCCGGCCACCGTGGCGGTGGGGACGGGCTTGCAGTTCATGGTGATGCCGTTCTCCGCGCTGGCCATCTCGAAACTGCTGGGACTCTCGGATGAGGCGACCATCGGGATGGTGCTGGTCGGCGCGTGCCCGGGCGGGACGGCCTCGAACGTGATCGCGTATCTCTCTCGCGCGGACGTCGCGCTCTCGGTGACGCTTACCGCTGTGTCCACGCTGCTCGCGCCGGTGGCGACGCCCTTCCTGACTTCCCTGCTGGCCGGAAAGATCGTGGACGTGAATGTGGCGGGGCTCTTCCTGAGTGTCGCGAAGATCGTGCTCGCACCGGTGCTGGTGGGACTCATCCTCCGCCGCTTCCTCGATCGTTTCATCGAGCCCGTGCTCAAGGCGCTCGTGCCATTTACGAGCCTCGTCATCGCGCTCATCATCGCGATCATCGTTGGCGCTTCCCACGGAAACTTCGGCGCGGCAGTGCTGCCGATTCTTCCGGCGGTCTTCCTGCACAACGCGATCGGGCTGGGGGCAGGTTACGGTGTTTCGCGCCTGCTCAAGTTTCCCGAACAGGCGGCGCGCACCATCGCCATCGAGGTGGGAATGCAGAACTCGGGACTGGCCGTCGCATTGGCCGGCAAGTTCTTCGCCACTGCCGCTGCCCTTCCGGGCGCCGTCTTCAGCGTCTGGCACAATGTTTCGGGCGCGGTGCTGGCCAACTTCTGGGCGGGGCGTACGAAAGATTCCTGACACACTTTTCCCTCTCCCTTCCGGGGAGAGGATGCCCGTAGGGCAGGTGAGGGTGGGGTGCCTGAAGTAGCATTTCTCCCTCACCCAAGCGCGCCTTCGCCGCGCTTTTCCCTCTCCCGCTGGGAGAGGGAAATAAGGGAAAAAATTCCTAGGGCCGCGCGCGCAGGTCGCTGATTGCCTGGCTGAGCTGCTGCTCGCGGCGGGCGCGGATCTCGGCGTCTTTTTCCTCACCCTCACCCATCATGGATGCAACCTTGAGCTCATCGAGTTCGGCCTGCCAGCGCTCGATCATGTACTGGCGGTCGGCGTGGCTGTCGAGCTGCCA
This region includes:
- a CDS encoding bile acid:sodium symporter family protein, with amino-acid sequence MSDSEQNELEERREAANSGRLFLIFVVVFCIAAWFLPETFAQGKPLIVPLLSVVMLGMGLTLTPDDFKRVAEQPATVAVGTGLQFMVMPFSALAISKLLGLSDEATIGMVLVGACPGGTASNVIAYLSRADVALSVTLTAVSTLLAPVATPFLTSLLAGKIVDVNVAGLFLSVAKIVLAPVLVGLILRRFLDRFIEPVLKALVPFTSLVIALIIAIIVGASHGNFGAAVLPILPAVFLHNAIGLGAGYGVSRLLKFPEQAARTIAIEVGMQNSGLAVALAGKFFATAAALPGAVFSVWHNVSGAVLANFWAGRTKDS